One Campylobacter sputorum subsp. sputorum DNA segment encodes these proteins:
- a CDS encoding ABC transporter permease yields the protein MRSTIVLLFLLIILSFFSIFIGVLDVDMKGILNGEHLEVLFVSRLPRLLAIILSGIALSVAGLIMQQLCQNNFVSPTTGGTIASAQFGILLALIFIPSSTIFQRAIFAFATAMIGTWIYVAFIQAIKFKDAVMVALVGIMFGYVIGGITNYFAFRYDMVQALSTWITGSFSLIIKGRYEILYLALPLVVLAFIFANYFNIVGMGKDFSKNLGVNYNVVLFLGLSLSAMLTASVVVVVGSISYIGLIVPNLIRMFKGDKLQGTIVDTALFGAVFVLICDILGRVIMSPYELPIELISGILGSIIFIVLIIIKLNGGKFNIIAFANSCFSQISIKKDKS from the coding sequence TTGCGTTCTACTATAGTTCTACTCTTTTTACTAATCATTTTGAGCTTTTTTTCTATTTTTATAGGTGTTTTAGATGTAGATATGAAAGGAATTTTAAATGGAGAGCATCTTGAAGTGCTTTTTGTATCTAGGTTGCCAAGGCTTTTAGCTATTATTCTTAGCGGTATAGCATTAAGTGTTGCAGGTCTTATAATGCAACAGCTTTGTCAAAATAATTTTGTATCACCAACAACTGGCGGAACTATAGCTTCAGCCCAGTTTGGCATACTTTTAGCTCTTATTTTTATTCCAAGCTCAACTATATTTCAAAGAGCCATTTTTGCCTTTGCAACGGCTATGATTGGGACTTGGATATATGTAGCTTTTATACAAGCTATTAAATTTAAAGATGCGGTTATGGTGGCTCTTGTTGGTATAATGTTTGGTTATGTAATTGGCGGCATTACAAATTATTTTGCGTTTAGATATGATATGGTTCAAGCACTTTCAACTTGGATTACGGGTAGTTTTTCTCTTATTATAAAAGGAAGATATGAGATACTTTATCTTGCTTTGCCTCTTGTTGTTTTGGCTTTTATTTTTGCTAATTATTTTAATATAGTCGGAATGGGTAAAGATTTTTCAAAAAATTTAGGAGTAAATTATAATGTAGTGCTATTTTTAGGACTTAGTTTATCAGCTATGCTAACAGCTTCTGTTGTTGTGGTAGTAGGCTCTATATCATACATAGGATTGATAGTTCCAAATTTAATTAGAATGTTTAAAGGAGATAAATTACAAGGAACTATAGTTGATACAGCTTTATTTGGTGCTGTTTTTGTTTTGATTTGCGATATTTTAGGAAGAGTTATAATGTCGCCTTATGAATTACCAATAGAGCTTATTTCCGGTATTTTAGGAAGTATTATTTTTATAGTTCTTATAATTATAAAATTAAATGGCGGAAAATTTAACATAATTGCTTTTGCAAATTCTTGCTTTAGTCAAATTAGCATAAAAAAGGATAAGTCTTGA
- a CDS encoding TonB-dependent receptor domain-containing protein — translation MKKKSFSIIATFFLVGNVFAQDKVSLDTIEVSSSVTNNQNVDAYKVNVRNATLIKDVLRDIPGVYMSGTNGYNQKIYMRGMNDRGLNVTIDGARQKGNTFHHNADLLIDPSIIKSVDVGIGVHSVVGTSGAMGGSVAFKTVDAADLLEDDEIIGAKLNMGYASNNDSFSQGITLYGADEDRMFDFLGYFNHRGYDFGEDGDGRKIGGDGDDYNYLLKLGARLGDYGRLEGSYEHMEYKGNYPMKAEWPGGIDNKTGLRNLKESEYLRDTFTLNYTYNPNDYVDLDINAYYTDHNLDMTKNDKFGINTGVETFGTKVINKTKFETGSLDHTLVYGTEYYTSSSYNDTKRNPKAAKTTGNSIGVPDDETTSLSLFIEDQMRYGGLTIVPGVRFDYYELETIGGKKGDPNGRSNYDWDEVSPAILVDYQTEFGLGMYASYAKLFRGPDVYEGIRLNDKNAKAAYDAPLDAETGDAYEVGLRYMADISDNSHISLSAKYFYTDYENLIAEMSEPGSAYSTRLNTGDATIKGYELAAKLFIENLTLGASYSSQNTDYDVAELAKKAGRGGKSVYGSTLAYGDTGDKITFNAEYFVSPLDMFIGWNTIAFTGIDEYKDGTDQKIDKPGYAVHDVYATWVPNSGKFKGLELNFGVYNIFDKTYASHNQRTLDFSSAKVGGIDWEEGRNIKLNVSYKF, via the coding sequence ATGAAAAAGAAAAGTTTTTCAATCATAGCAACATTTTTTTTAGTTGGAAATGTTTTTGCTCAAGATAAGGTAAGCCTTGATACTATCGAGGTTAGCAGTTCGGTTACAAACAATCAAAATGTAGATGCATACAAAGTAAATGTTAGAAATGCTACTTTAATCAAAGATGTTTTAAGAGATATACCAGGTGTTTATATGAGCGGAACAAATGGTTATAATCAAAAAATATATATGCGCGGTATGAATGATAGAGGTTTAAATGTAACAATTGATGGTGCTAGACAAAAAGGAAATACCTTTCATCATAACGCAGACTTGCTGATAGATCCATCAATCATAAAATCAGTAGATGTTGGAATTGGTGTTCATAGTGTTGTTGGAACAAGTGGCGCTATGGGTGGTAGTGTTGCTTTTAAAACAGTTGATGCTGCTGATTTGCTTGAAGACGATGAGATAATAGGGGCTAAATTAAATATGGGCTATGCCTCAAATAATGATTCTTTTTCGCAAGGCATAACTTTGTATGGTGCTGATGAAGATAGAATGTTTGACTTTTTGGGTTATTTTAACCATAGAGGTTATGATTTTGGAGAAGATGGCGATGGAAGAAAAATAGGCGGAGATGGAGATGATTATAATTATTTATTAAAACTAGGTGCGAGGCTTGGGGATTATGGTAGATTAGAGGGTAGTTACGAGCATATGGAGTATAAAGGAAACTATCCAATGAAAGCTGAATGGCCAGGCGGTATAGATAATAAAACAGGTCTTAGAAATTTAAAAGAAAGTGAATATTTAAGAGATACATTTACTTTAAATTATACATATAATCCAAATGACTATGTTGATTTAGATATCAATGCTTATTATACAGATCATAACCTTGATATGACAAAAAATGATAAATTTGGTATAAATACAGGTGTTGAAACATTTGGTACAAAAGTTATAAATAAAACCAAATTTGAAACAGGCTCACTAGATCATACGCTAGTTTATGGTACTGAATACTACACATCATCATCTTATAATGATACAAAAAGAAATCCAAAAGCCGCAAAAACAACAGGAAATTCCATAGGCGTGCCTGATGATGAAACAACGAGTTTATCGCTATTTATAGAAGATCAAATGAGATATGGAGGACTTACCATAGTTCCTGGTGTTAGGTTTGATTACTATGAACTAGAAACAATTGGCGGTAAAAAAGGTGATCCAAATGGTAGATCAAACTATGACTGGGATGAGGTATCGCCAGCTATTCTTGTAGATTATCAAACAGAATTTGGTCTTGGTATGTATGCAAGTTATGCTAAGCTTTTCCGTGGTCCAGATGTATATGAGGGTATAAGACTAAATGATAAAAATGCAAAAGCTGCTTATGATGCACCACTAGATGCAGAAACTGGCGATGCTTATGAAGTAGGCTTAAGATATATGGCTGATATAAGCGATAACTCTCATATAAGTTTAAGTGCGAAATATTTTTATACTGATTATGAAAACTTAATAGCAGAAATGTCAGAGCCAGGTAGTGCTTATTCTACTAGACTAAATACCGGAGATGCTACAATAAAAGGTTATGAGTTAGCTGCTAAGCTATTTATAGAAAATTTAACTCTTGGCGCTAGTTACTCATCTCAAAATACTGATTATGATGTTGCAGAACTTGCTAAAAAAGCGGGTAGAGGAGGCAAATCAGTTTATGGCTCAACTCTAGCATATGGAGATACCGGAGATAAGATAACTTTTAATGCCGAGTATTTTGTTTCACCATTGGATATGTTTATAGGTTGGAATACTATAGCATTTACTGGAATAGATGAGTATAAAGATGGAACGGATCAAAAGATTGATAAACCAGGATATGCAGTTCATGATGTGTATGCTACTTGGGTTCCTAATAGTGGTAAATTTAAAGGACTTGAGTTAAATTTCGGGGTTTATAATATATTTGATAAAACATATGCTTCGCACAATCAAAGAACGCTTGATTTCTCTTCAGCTAAAGTTGGAGGTATTGATTGGGAAGAAGGAAGAAATATTAAGTTAAATGTAAGTTATAAATTCTAA
- a CDS encoding siderophore ABC transporter substrate-binding protein — protein sequence MLKISKKVAIISLIALFAYSLNAKEIEIVSLNAASQKTTIKVPQNPKRVAVADMASLDTIDALGFGSNVVGLTKAQKVYYLGKYNDDKNIKNIGSVKEVDLEALMSSEPDIIFIGTRLASQYDKLSKIAPVVYLGIDYKNGTFNSVRENVNTISKIFGVENFANDKFNKFEKRLKDIKEKASGKTAILGLVSSSSFNTLGNEKRCAMITTDAGFENVVLDAKTTHGNDSSFELVLKLNPDYIFVLDRDSAISKKGAKLAKSVMDNELINKTKAHKNGNIFYLNPSVWYLSEGGITAMDLMIKDLEEALRYP from the coding sequence ATGTTAAAAATATCTAAAAAAGTTGCCATCATTAGTTTGATAGCTTTATTTGCATATAGTTTAAATGCTAAGGAAATTGAGATTGTTAGTCTTAATGCCGCGAGTCAAAAAACAACCATAAAAGTCCCACAAAATCCTAAAAGAGTAGCAGTTGCTGATATGGCTTCACTTGATACTATCGATGCTCTTGGATTTGGCTCAAATGTAGTTGGCTTAACAAAAGCCCAAAAAGTGTATTATCTAGGCAAATACAATGATGATAAGAATATCAAAAATATCGGGAGTGTAAAAGAGGTGGATTTAGAAGCTTTGATGAGTAGTGAGCCAGATATTATATTTATAGGAACTAGACTTGCTTCGCAATATGATAAGCTTTCTAAAATAGCTCCAGTTGTATATCTTGGCATAGACTATAAAAACGGGACTTTTAATAGCGTAAGAGAGAATGTAAATACAATTTCAAAAATATTTGGTGTAGAGAATTTTGCAAATGATAAATTTAATAAATTTGAAAAAAGGTTGAAAGATATTAAAGAAAAAGCAAGTGGAAAAACTGCTATATTAGGGCTTGTTAGCAGTTCTAGCTTTAATACACTTGGAAATGAAAAAAGATGTGCGATGATAACAACTGATGCAGGTTTTGAAAATGTTGTTTTAGATGCCAAAACAACGCATGGTAATGATTCTTCTTTTGAGCTTGTTTTAAAACTAAATCCTGATTATATATTTGTGCTTGATAGAGATAGTGCTATATCAAAAAAAGGTGCAAAACTTGCAAAAAGTGTTATGGATAATGAGCTTATAAATAAAACAAAAGCCCATAAAAATGGTAACATATTTTATTTAAATCCAAGTGTGTGGTATTTAAGTGAGGGCGGTATAACTGCTATGGATTTAATGATAAAAGATTTAGAAGAAGCACTAAGATATCCATAA
- a CDS encoding RsiV family protein, with product MKNIFALLLIFINLSFAYENITIEDGYSFIYKDNNCSDETNSTQIYINYYDKNNNLDGKNNKYYGHIFTQGNVYTFSDVTPKEDENKTIFNIKTKNISVKANVINDRFEGVIKLNNTTQDINASLDKKYSLIMITAKANFEQISQRDFIFKKSFVYDAIDFKDQNSSQMRFKMANLLKNSYLDELSNWYNEFFASNNVNFNSPTFIRYNNNLENIYYKKGNLTVFLTDEYFYSGGAHDNTSKQYEVNYKEKKLELSDILKDVHDQNLISMIWDKVKVYAYIKQNDLEISKNFSISPYGITFVYNPYEIGPFSAGIIEAFFKFSEIKPFLKDEFLSIL from the coding sequence ATGAAAAATATATTTGCATTACTTTTAATATTTATAAATTTATCATTTGCTTATGAAAATATCACAATTGAAGATGGATATAGCTTTATATATAAAGATAATAATTGTAGCGATGAGACAAATTCAACCCAAATTTACATAAATTATTATGATAAAAATAACAATTTAGATGGTAAAAATAACAAATATTATGGGCATATTTTTACACAAGGAAATGTATATACTTTTTCAGATGTTACGCCAAAAGAAGACGAAAATAAAACTATTTTTAATATCAAAACCAAAAATATATCAGTAAAAGCAAATGTTATAAATGATCGTTTTGAAGGCGTAATTAAGCTAAATAACACAACACAAGATATAAATGCCTCTCTTGATAAAAAGTATTCTCTTATAATGATAACAGCAAAAGCAAATTTCGAACAAATCTCTCAACGAGATTTTATATTTAAAAAAAGCTTTGTTTATGATGCTATAGATTTTAAAGATCAAAACTCTTCTCAAATGCGATTTAAGATGGCAAATTTATTAAAAAATAGCTATTTAGATGAATTGTCAAATTGGTATAACGAATTTTTTGCATCAAATAATGTAAATTTTAACAGCCCTACTTTTATAAGATATAATAACAATTTAGAAAATATCTACTATAAAAAAGGCAATTTGACCGTATTTTTAACAGATGAATATTTTTATAGCGGCGGTGCTCACGATAATACAAGCAAACAATATGAAGTTAATTATAAAGAAAAAAAACTTGAATTAAGCGACATTTTAAAAGATGTCCATGATCAAAACTTAATTTCTATGATTTGGGATAAAGTAAAAGTTTATGCATATATAAAACAAAACGATCTTGAAATTTCAAAGAATTTTTCAATATCTCCTTATGGCATTACTTTTGTGTATAATCCTTATGAGATCGGTCCTTTTTCTGCTGGAATCATAGAAGC
- a CDS encoding iron ABC transporter ATP-binding protein → MKILNLSKSYFDKTVVDDVSIDIPKGKITSFIGPNGAGKSTVMSMISRLISKDEGIIEFKGKDISKWKSRDIAKHLAILSQTNNINIKLSVKELVSFGRFPYSGSRLTKEDLQKVDEAISSMELYDLSDKYIDELSGGQKQRAFIAMVIAQDTEYVLLDEPTNNLDIYHSIQTMKNISYLSKNMGKTIIMVLHELNLAAYYSDYICSFKDGKVAKFGKVDEVMTKQNLSELYNVDFEIFDIKGRPLCVYC, encoded by the coding sequence ATGAAAATATTAAATTTATCAAAATCGTATTTCGATAAAACCGTAGTTGATGATGTGAGTATTGATATACCAAAAGGAAAGATTACATCATTTATAGGACCAAATGGAGCTGGTAAATCAACTGTGATGAGTATGATTTCTAGGCTTATATCAAAAGATGAGGGAATAATTGAGTTTAAAGGAAAGGATATATCAAAATGGAAAAGTAGAGATATCGCAAAACATCTGGCTATACTTTCTCAAACTAATAATATAAATATAAAGCTTAGCGTAAAAGAGCTTGTAAGTTTTGGAAGATTTCCATATAGTGGCAGTAGGCTGACTAAAGAAGATCTTCAAAAAGTAGATGAAGCAATTTCATCAATGGAGCTTTATGATTTATCTGATAAATATATAGATGAACTTAGCGGAGGGCAAAAACAAAGAGCTTTCATAGCTATGGTTATAGCGCAAGATACCGAGTATGTTTTACTTGATGAGCCTACAAATAATCTTGATATTTATCACTCTATACAAACTATGAAAAATATATCATATTTGTCAAAAAATATGGGAAAAACCATCATAATGGTTCTTCATGAGCTAAATTTAGCGGCATATTATAGCGATTATATATGCTCTTTTAAAGATGGGAAAGTAGCTAAGTTTGGAAAAGTAGATGAGGTAATGACAAAACAAAATTTATCTGAACTTTATAATGTTGATTTTGAAATATTTGATATAAAGGGTAGACCTTTATGTGTTTATTGTTAA
- a CDS encoding iron chelate uptake ABC transporter family permease subunit, whose amino-acid sequence MSSSLKLIILLVLSIFSSIFFMFYNVNFKFFEFAMSIRVPKLLAMLLCAYCIGVATLIFQTIIKNTIVTPCLLGMNSLYLLIHTAAVFFLGSSSFLVVNKFVNFAIDLVLMAFIATFVYSYLFKITRYNVLYVLLAGTVMSTFFLSFQNSIVRIMDPNEYDTLLSSLVASFNNVNSDILFMAIVITAILSFIYYKDLTLLDVLSLGKEQAINLGVDYDKSIKRLLLGITLFIAVATALVGPISFLGLIIANLSRGLFKTYKHSYLILGSILFGVIILVIAQSITEHVFVLSVPISVFISVIGGLYFMYLLIISKGKL is encoded by the coding sequence ATGTCATCTTCGTTAAAGCTTATCATTTTGCTGGTTTTAAGCATTTTTTCATCTATTTTTTTTATGTTTTATAATGTTAATTTTAAATTTTTTGAATTTGCTATGAGTATAAGAGTGCCAAAATTACTAGCTATGCTTTTGTGTGCATACTGTATAGGTGTTGCAACGCTAATATTTCAAACTATTATAAAAAATACCATTGTTACACCATGCCTTCTTGGTATGAACTCACTATATTTGCTTATACATACTGCAGCAGTGTTTTTTCTTGGAAGTAGTAGTTTTTTAGTTGTAAATAAATTTGTAAATTTTGCTATAGATCTTGTTTTGATGGCTTTTATTGCTACTTTTGTATATAGTTATCTTTTTAAAATAACTCGTTATAATGTTCTTTATGTTTTGCTTGCTGGAACCGTTATGTCTACATTTTTCTTATCTTTTCAAAATTCAATAGTTAGAATTATGGATCCAAATGAATACGATACTTTGCTTAGTTCACTTGTAGCTAGTTTTAATAATGTAAATAGCGATATTTTATTTATGGCAATTGTTATAACCGCTATTTTGAGCTTTATTTATTATAAAGATTTAACTCTTTTAGATGTGCTTAGCTTAGGGAAAGAACAGGCTATAAATTTAGGTGTGGATTATGATAAAAGCATAAAAAGACTTTTGCTTGGTATAACGCTTTTTATAGCTGTTGCTACTGCTCTTGTTGGTCCTATATCGTTTCTTGGGCTTATTATAGCAAATCTTTCAAGAGGTCTTTTTAAAACTTATAAACATAGTTATTTAATACTTGGAAGTATATTATTTGGCGTTATTATACTGGTGATTGCTCAAAGCATTACCGAACATGTTTTTGTTTTAAGTGTGCCAATATCAGTTTTTATAAGTGTAATAGGCGGACTTTATTTTATGTATTTGTTGATAATAAGTAAGGGAAAATTATGA
- the exbD gene encoding TonB system transport protein ExbD, which translates to MKRNSIKKDGLNVIPLIDIMLVLLCMVLSISTFIAQGNINIDLPKSKSGSLEKDTDIITISIDSNSTIYLNDKILSQEEFQKELSSIDRQTPIILKSDKDAKFESFVRVIDILKLNKHENFKIATQVRD; encoded by the coding sequence ATGAAAAGAAACAGCATTAAAAAAGATGGTCTTAATGTTATACCTTTAATAGACATTATGCTAGTGCTTTTATGTATGGTTTTAAGCATATCAACATTCATTGCTCAAGGAAATATAAATATAGATTTGCCAAAGTCAAAAAGTGGAAGTTTAGAAAAAGATACAGACATTATAACTATTTCTATAGACTCAAATAGCACTATTTATCTAAATGATAAAATTCTCTCTCAAGAAGAGTTTCAAAAAGAGCTAAGCAGTATAGATAGACAAACTCCTATTATCTTAAAAAGTGATAAAGATGCTAAATTTGAAAGTTTTGTTAGAGTTATAGATATTTTAAAGTTAAATAAACATGAAAATTTTAAAATCGCAACGCAAGTTAGAGATTAA
- the exbB gene encoding TonB-system energizer ExbB — translation MEFLKEYLDYFIIGLLGFMSFLVMLYTVERLYFYSKVKFEDYDSADELEIALTKNLTLMYIIYSNAPYIGLLGTVIGIIITFYEMGLAGGVDASAVMVGMSLALKATAMGLIVAIPTLMIYNAFGRKVDVILTRYNNR, via the coding sequence ATGGAATTTTTAAAAGAGTATCTTGATTATTTTATCATAGGACTTCTTGGTTTTATGAGTTTTTTAGTTATGCTTTATACGGTTGAGAGGTTGTATTTTTATTCTAAGGTTAAATTTGAGGATTATGACAGCGCTGATGAGTTAGAAATAGCACTTACAAAGAATTTAACTTTAATGTATATTATATATTCAAATGCTCCTTATATAGGCTTGTTAGGAACTGTTATAGGCATAATAATAACTTTTTATGAGATGGGTTTAGCAGGAGGTGTTGATGCAAGTGCTGTAATGGTGGGTATGAGTTTAGCGCTAAAAGCAACTGCTATGGGTTTGATAGTCGCAATTCCAACACTTATGATATATAACGCTTTTGGTAGAAAAGTTGATGTTATTCTTACAAGGTATAACAATAGATGA